The Musa acuminata AAA Group cultivar baxijiao chromosome BXJ1-3, Cavendish_Baxijiao_AAA, whole genome shotgun sequence genome window below encodes:
- the LOC103973562 gene encoding uncharacterized protein LOC103973562 isoform X3 → MDELHTGSQDSGHRGCELNGVGSHRESTQTLNATFGFRRTANLTVPPESQIRAAVVLSSDQALPTAKAERSIDCGVRGGRMAESADEGGSRDPALGADGDPRRSPKASTCKGKSCKGCLYYSWRLKSDARIPVGVGIGRMLPQVPNYIIGESEMEATKEGRSLSDFKYTCVGYSVFLDTKNDNAEKPENQAELPFCAGIELLVDRRASTSGHVPANVQKEDATPFTTTSTPISSPFRG, encoded by the exons ATGGACGAGTTACATACCGGCTCACAAGACTCGGGTCACCGCGGATGCGAACTCAACGGGGTTGGTTCACACCGCGAGTCAACCCAGACGTTAAATGCCACATTTGGATTCCGTCGCACGGCCAATCTCACTGTTCCTCCCGAAAGCCAGATCAGAGCGGCTGTGGTGCTTTCGTCCGATCAAGCATTGCCGACGGCTAAGGCCGAAAGATCCATCGATTGCGGCGTACGAGGCGGACGAATGGCAGAGTCAGCTGACGAAGGCGGTTCCAGGGATCCGGCCTTGGGAGCCGACGGGGATCCACGGCGCAGTCCCAAGGCCTCGACCTGCAAGGGCAAGTCCTGCAAGGGATGCCTCTACTACTCCTGGCGCCTCAAATCCGACGCCCGTATCCCGGTCGGCGTTGGGATCGGCCGGATGCTTCCCCAAG TACCTAACTACATCATCGGTGAATCTGAAatggaagctacaaaagaaggccGTAGCTTGTCAGATTTCAAGTACACTTGTGTTGGTTATTCAGTTTTCCTTGATACAAAAAATGATAATGCTGAAAAGCCAGAGAACCAAGCAGAGTTGCCATTTTGTGCAGGCATTGAG CTATTAGTGGACAGAAGAGCGTCAACTTCTGGTCATGTTCCTGCAAATGTTCAAAAGGAAG
- the LOC103973562 gene encoding uncharacterized protein LOC103973562 isoform X2, with the protein MDELHTGSQDSGHRGCELNGVGSHRESTQTLNATFGFRRTANLTVPPESQIRAAVVLSSDQALPTAKAERSIDCGVRGGRMAESADEGGSRDPALGADGDPRRSPKASTCKGKSCKGCLYYSWRLKSDARIPVGVGIGRMLPQDCFGLRQLTTTGILRKNSSIILQYLTTSSVNLKWKLQKKAVACQISSTLVLVIQFSLIQKMIMLKSQRTKQSCHFVQALRCYTIHNHEHTDQLTLQGMNC; encoded by the exons ATGGACGAGTTACATACCGGCTCACAAGACTCGGGTCACCGCGGATGCGAACTCAACGGGGTTGGTTCACACCGCGAGTCAACCCAGACGTTAAATGCCACATTTGGATTCCGTCGCACGGCCAATCTCACTGTTCCTCCCGAAAGCCAGATCAGAGCGGCTGTGGTGCTTTCGTCCGATCAAGCATTGCCGACGGCTAAGGCCGAAAGATCCATCGATTGCGGCGTACGAGGCGGACGAATGGCAGAGTCAGCTGACGAAGGCGGTTCCAGGGATCCGGCCTTGGGAGCCGACGGGGATCCACGGCGCAGTCCCAAGGCCTCGACCTGCAAGGGCAAGTCCTGCAAGGGATGCCTCTACTACTCCTGGCGCCTCAAATCCGACGCCCGTATCCCGGTCGGCGTTGGGATCGGCCGGATGCTTCCCCAAG ATTGCTTTGGCCTGAGACAACTTACTACTACTGGCATACTCAGAAAGAATTCATCAATTATTTTGCAg TACCTAACTACATCATCGGTGAATCTGAAatggaagctacaaaagaaggccGTAGCTTGTCAGATTTCAAGTACACTTGTGTTGGTTATTCAGTTTTCCTTGATACAAAAAATGATAATGCTGAAAAGCCAGAGAACCAAGCAGAGTTGCCATTTTGTGCAGGCATTGAG